A single genomic interval of Acidovorax sp. 1608163 harbors:
- a CDS encoding PPK2 family polyphosphate kinase, protein MPSPHAHDALWGAARHSLAPRWAPWQPEPGKPFALDAIDPSAKPFSTGSKAEDKAAVEALAVELDTLQNLFYADKRYKLLVVLQGTDTSGKDGTIRGVFGRMSALGVHAVGWKAPTEPELAHDYLWRIHQQVPQAGDITVFNRSHYEDVLVPVVNGWITPEQHQQRLAHINDFERMLSETGTIVLKFLLHIGKDEQRERLQERLDDPAKHWKFSMGDIAVRKQWGDYRRAYDTLLGATHTPWAPWTIVPANSKTHRNLMIATVLRAVLQGLPLRYPTGDAALEHFTVE, encoded by the coding sequence ATGCCCTCACCCCATGCCCATGACGCCCTTTGGGGCGCCGCCCGCCACAGCCTGGCCCCGCGCTGGGCGCCCTGGCAGCCCGAGCCGGGCAAGCCGTTTGCGCTGGACGCCATCGACCCCAGCGCCAAGCCCTTTTCTACCGGCAGCAAGGCCGAAGACAAAGCGGCGGTGGAAGCCCTGGCCGTGGAGCTGGACACGCTGCAAAACCTGTTTTACGCCGACAAGCGCTACAAGCTGCTGGTGGTGCTGCAGGGCACCGACACCTCGGGCAAGGACGGCACCATTCGCGGCGTGTTCGGCCGCATGAGCGCCCTGGGCGTGCACGCCGTGGGCTGGAAGGCCCCGACCGAGCCCGAGCTGGCGCATGACTACCTCTGGCGCATCCACCAGCAGGTGCCACAGGCAGGCGACATCACGGTGTTCAACCGCAGCCACTACGAAGACGTGCTGGTGCCCGTGGTGAACGGCTGGATCACGCCCGAGCAGCACCAGCAGCGCCTGGCGCACATCAACGACTTTGAGCGCATGCTCAGCGAGACGGGCACCATCGTGCTGAAGTTTCTGCTGCACATTGGCAAGGACGAGCAGCGCGAGCGGCTGCAAGAGCGCCTGGACGACCCGGCCAAGCACTGGAAGTTCAGCATGGGAGACATTGCAGTGCGCAAGCAATGGGGCGACTACCGCCGCGCCTACGACACGCTGCTGGGCGCCACGCACACGCCCTGGGCCCCGTGGACCATCGTGCCCGCCAACTCCAAAACCCACCGCAACCTGATGATTGCCACCGTGCTGCGTGCAGTGCTGCAGGGCCTGCCCTTGCGCTACCCCACGGGCGACGCGGCGCTGGAGCATTTCACGGTGGAGTGA
- a CDS encoding zinc ribbon domain-containing protein, which yields MNQPPNPAPNAPLNPSPARTDNPYSIYRLPEALTCWPAMAVMAAAFLVAALVFALGGVMARVWFGFTLLFAIVAVVVGMAGVSGAGACLSDLARGRPYRGLVGYFMAGLLCLPKLLGAGLVMGLGVLAVFLALAVVFFVCKIPVLGPLLLVVVVPVAVLLMAALMLALYVASSIVGPALWDGERVMHSLSIAWHITRKYPFAAIGKIVGGMLLSAIFASMLFGLLTSASFTVGGMFAAVVGMGGDFGGGMGYGMGGRMGGGFNPLAVMMGGASGHVMGAGVGFSLVFALASAFVFLLPLMVGVLTWCEFSEKVDLGSIRDSADEALKEVNSKVADLKEKAQAQAAAAAAAATAATTAHNTANTTNTASPAPAQAPAAAPVAPAAATPSAAAVAPATAAPAASTAPAAPACPQCHGEVQADDRFCEHCGHKLV from the coding sequence ATGAACCAACCGCCCAACCCAGCGCCAAATGCACCACTGAACCCGTCGCCCGCGCGCACCGACAACCCGTATTCCATCTACCGCCTGCCCGAGGCGCTGACCTGCTGGCCCGCCATGGCGGTCATGGCCGCCGCCTTCCTGGTGGCCGCCCTGGTGTTTGCGCTGGGCGGCGTCATGGCCCGCGTGTGGTTTGGCTTCACGCTGCTGTTTGCCATCGTGGCCGTGGTGGTGGGCATGGCGGGTGTCAGCGGGGCGGGCGCATGCCTGTCTGACCTGGCCCGGGGCCGCCCCTACCGGGGACTGGTGGGGTACTTCATGGCCGGGCTGCTGTGCCTGCCCAAGCTGCTGGGCGCGGGCCTGGTGATGGGGCTGGGCGTGCTTGCCGTGTTCCTGGCCCTGGCCGTGGTGTTCTTTGTCTGCAAGATCCCGGTGCTGGGGCCGTTGCTGCTGGTGGTGGTGGTGCCTGTGGCGGTGCTGCTGATGGCGGCGCTGATGCTGGCGCTGTATGTGGCCTCGTCCATCGTCGGGCCTGCACTGTGGGACGGTGAGCGCGTCATGCACTCGCTGTCGATCGCCTGGCACATCACGCGCAAGTACCCGTTTGCGGCCATCGGCAAGATCGTGGGCGGCATGCTGCTGTCGGCCATCTTCGCCTCAATGCTGTTTGGTTTGCTCACCTCGGCCTCGTTCACGGTGGGCGGCATGTTTGCGGCCGTGGTCGGCATGGGCGGCGACTTTGGTGGGGGCATGGGCTACGGTATGGGCGGCCGCATGGGTGGCGGCTTCAACCCGTTGGCCGTCATGATGGGCGGCGCCTCGGGCCATGTGATGGGTGCGGGCGTGGGCTTCAGCCTGGTGTTTGCGCTGGCCTCGGCGTTTGTCTTCTTGCTGCCGCTGATGGTGGGCGTGCTCACCTGGTGCGAGTTTTCCGAGAAGGTGGACCTGGGCAGCATCCGTGACTCTGCAGACGAAGCCCTCAAAGAAGTGAACAGCAAGGTGGCGGACCTCAAGGAAAAAGCCCAGGCCCAAGCGGCGGCGGCTGCAGCTGCTGCCACGGCGGCCACTACCGCGCACAACACGGCGAATACGACGAATACGGCCAGCCCTGCGCCAGCCCAGGCCCCTGCGGCAGCGCCCGTGGCGCCCGCTGCTGCAACGCCCTCGGCGGCAGCGGTAGCACCCGCCACGGCGGCACCTGCGGCATCCACAGCGCCCGCCGCTCCAGCCTGCCCCCAGTGCCATGGCGAGGTGCAGGCCGATGACCGCTTTTGCGAGCACTGCGGCCACAAGCTGGTGTGA
- a CDS encoding zinc ribbon domain-containing protein: MSVNCHACATVNRDGAKCCKGCGTALIPQPAEAAASTVCPACAAPCKPGARFCGQCGENLMPPQPAGATAVAAVAAITAPTVPPVSAAPAPSTSPVDEPVLELDMDFDLDDGPSDPDADTRPAPLEFVASAQEEEMDLLLDVPMAAEAPAATQAHAAPAPTVPAPTPAEPVVAAEAAAPVPEAPAAAAAAVAAVSAVASSASASGAAPATPAVPVPTVQSPATSATTPAAASPAPAPAAAAPAPRPAASASALPLPEEPVASSAPGGALKYAAMGFAGVAVVAGLAWWLLVAKPQSQPAVAQQAGTQMSDAAPAPGPKIVIESAPAAPVVAAPAALPEPAPAAPVASPAVVTEPLQPQVVAPAPVAAAAPAPAATAKPAPKASEAAPKPPKPRPGVQPANEPPWPHAGSRAPAPPTLSNAPAPAPQPPAVTVITAPPADGLGPLRAALRQCDREDNMFSKGVCVVKARHQHCGNHWGRVPDCPMSSRNNDPYAN; this comes from the coding sequence ATGAGTGTCAACTGCCATGCCTGCGCCACCGTGAACCGCGATGGCGCCAAGTGCTGCAAGGGTTGCGGCACAGCCCTGATCCCCCAACCCGCTGAAGCCGCCGCCAGCACGGTGTGCCCCGCCTGTGCGGCCCCGTGCAAACCCGGTGCGCGTTTTTGCGGCCAGTGCGGCGAAAACCTGATGCCCCCACAGCCCGCAGGGGCCACCGCTGTGGCCGCCGTTGCCGCCATCACGGCCCCCACTGTGCCCCCAGTTTCCGCTGCACCAGCGCCCAGCACCAGCCCGGTAGACGAGCCCGTGCTGGAGCTGGACATGGACTTCGACCTGGACGATGGCCCCTCGGACCCCGATGCCGACACCCGGCCTGCGCCGCTGGAGTTTGTAGCGTCGGCGCAAGAGGAAGAAATGGACTTGCTGCTGGACGTGCCTATGGCCGCCGAGGCCCCCGCCGCCACGCAAGCCCACGCGGCGCCCGCACCCACAGTACCCGCCCCCACACCTGCCGAGCCGGTCGTGGCCGCCGAAGCTGCCGCCCCGGTGCCCGAAGCGCCTGCGGCGGCTGCCGCAGCGGTGGCCGCAGTCTCTGCCGTGGCTTCCTCTGCGTCAGCGTCTGGCGCGGCGCCTGCTACGCCCGCTGTGCCCGTGCCCACCGTGCAGTCCCCAGCCACCTCTGCCACTACTCCAGCGGCGGCAAGCCCTGCCCCCGCCCCGGCAGCCGCAGCGCCCGCTCCACGCCCTGCGGCATCCGCCTCGGCCTTGCCGTTGCCTGAGGAGCCCGTGGCCTCTTCCGCACCGGGCGGTGCCCTGAAGTACGCAGCCATGGGCTTTGCCGGTGTGGCCGTGGTGGCCGGCCTGGCCTGGTGGCTGCTGGTGGCCAAGCCGCAAAGCCAGCCCGCCGTGGCACAGCAGGCGGGTACGCAGATGTCAGACGCTGCGCCAGCGCCGGGCCCCAAGATCGTGATCGAATCGGCCCCCGCCGCCCCTGTGGTGGCTGCGCCCGCTGCCCTGCCAGAGCCCGCACCTGCGGCGCCAGTGGCATCGCCCGCCGTGGTGACCGAACCCCTGCAACCGCAGGTGGTGGCACCCGCCCCCGTGGCAGCCGCTGCGCCAGCGCCAGCCGCTACCGCTAAGCCCGCGCCCAAGGCCAGTGAAGCCGCCCCCAAGCCGCCCAAGCCACGCCCCGGTGTGCAGCCTGCCAACGAGCCGCCTTGGCCCCACGCGGGCTCGCGGGCCCCGGCGCCGCCCACCTTGTCCAACGCCCCGGCGCCCGCCCCGCAGCCGCCAGCAGTCACCGTCATCACCGCGCCGCCTGCCGATGGCCTGGGCCCCCTGCGCGCCGCGCTGCGCCAGTGCGACCGCGAAGACAACATGTTCAGCAAAGGCGTGTGCGTGGTGAAAGCGCGCCACCAGCACTGTGGCAACCACTGGGGCCGCGTGCCGGACTGCCCCATGAGCAGCCGCAACAACGACCCCTACGCCAACTGA
- a CDS encoding TonB-dependent siderophore receptor, with protein MHTLIHRPTRHPRLSAIAHASLVLCAFTATAALAQQAAAPAEASPALSEVQVRETSGSSGYQGAQRNTAATRTDTPLIETPQSVRVVPQQLMQDLGARRLADTVDFVSGITRLNDFGGTWDNYAIRGFSNTDGGQLLNGFASNRGYGPQRDVASVERVEFLKGPAAALYGSSEPGGTLNVVTKKPQFTAANKAGVQVGTLGYRRTTLDSTGPLGTDVAYRLNVAAEDGASRSNLVDNRKMVVAPALTWNLSPNTVLNYEAEFIRIRTPLDRGLVQVNGNVGALPRDRFLGESDRGNLHVNGDTHQITLDHDLGSGWRTRLGASYRETELYGNAVDLGTGQLGVLGNDGRTLARSDSWRSLPSRDTSVQAEVEGKVTTGALRHTVLAGVDSWRLTSGQDIRYSTQKYPIDIYNPTYGTVTGSTLAQGYLLNDRLRATGLFAQDQIDLSAQWKLLAGVRFDSYHQDNQDLMAGTRQVHSYSATTPRIGLTYLIDANTSVYASAGRSFRPNAGTDENGNAFDPQKGKAFELGAKWQSPDQRLNANVALFDIRKTNVLTRSPTNANFSIAAGEVRSRGLELDVAGQIDTHWRMTANLAYTDTEVTRDNNAALLGKRLLNVPRVSAGLFAIREDQAPWGGRYGIGGGLVHVGERTGTATDAYRLPAYTTARITSYWQIDKRTRLTLDVHNLFDKTYYTASWGNLTVIPGLGRQVVAGVQVAF; from the coding sequence GGCGCGCAGCGCAACACCGCAGCCACCCGCACCGATACCCCGCTCATCGAAACGCCGCAGTCCGTGCGCGTGGTGCCCCAGCAGCTCATGCAAGACCTGGGCGCCCGCCGCCTGGCCGACACGGTGGACTTTGTCAGCGGCATCACCCGCCTCAATGACTTTGGCGGCACCTGGGACAACTACGCCATTCGCGGCTTCAGCAACACCGATGGCGGGCAGCTGCTCAACGGCTTTGCCTCCAACCGGGGCTATGGCCCGCAGCGCGACGTGGCCAGCGTGGAGCGCGTGGAGTTCCTCAAAGGCCCCGCCGCTGCTTTGTACGGCAGCAGCGAGCCCGGCGGCACGCTCAATGTGGTCACCAAAAAGCCCCAGTTCACCGCCGCCAACAAGGCGGGCGTGCAGGTGGGCACCCTGGGCTATCGGCGTACCACGCTCGACAGCACCGGCCCGCTGGGCACGGACGTGGCCTACCGCCTGAACGTGGCGGCTGAAGACGGCGCCAGCCGCTCGAACCTGGTCGACAACCGCAAAATGGTGGTGGCCCCGGCCCTCACCTGGAACCTGAGCCCCAACACGGTGCTGAACTACGAGGCCGAATTCATCCGCATCCGCACCCCGCTGGACCGGGGCCTGGTGCAGGTCAACGGCAACGTGGGTGCCCTGCCGCGCGACCGCTTCCTGGGCGAGTCCGACCGGGGCAATCTGCATGTGAATGGCGACACGCACCAGATCACGCTGGACCATGACCTGGGCAGCGGCTGGCGCACGCGGCTGGGCGCGTCGTACCGCGAAACCGAGCTGTACGGCAACGCCGTGGACCTTGGCACGGGCCAGTTGGGCGTGCTGGGCAACGACGGCCGCACCCTGGCGCGCAGCGACAGCTGGCGCAGCCTGCCTTCGCGGGACACGTCGGTGCAAGCCGAAGTGGAAGGCAAGGTCACCACCGGCGCGCTGCGCCACACGGTGCTGGCGGGGGTGGATTCGTGGCGGCTGACGTCGGGCCAGGACATTCGCTATTCCACGCAAAAGTACCCCATCGACATCTACAACCCCACCTACGGCACCGTCACCGGCAGCACCTTGGCACAGGGCTACCTGCTCAATGACCGCCTGCGCGCCACCGGCCTGTTTGCGCAAGATCAGATCGACCTGAGCGCCCAGTGGAAGCTGCTGGCGGGCGTGCGTTTTGACAGCTACCACCAGGACAACCAAGACCTGATGGCGGGCACGCGCCAAGTGCACTCCTACTCGGCCACCACGCCGCGCATCGGGCTGACCTATCTGATTGACGCCAACACCTCGGTGTATGCCTCGGCGGGTCGCTCGTTCCGCCCCAATGCGGGCACCGACGAAAACGGCAACGCCTTCGACCCGCAAAAGGGCAAGGCGTTTGAGCTGGGGGCCAAGTGGCAGTCGCCCGACCAGCGCCTGAACGCCAACGTGGCGCTGTTTGATATTCGCAAGACCAACGTGCTCACCCGCAGCCCCACCAATGCCAACTTCAGCATTGCCGCTGGCGAGGTGCGCAGCCGGGGGCTGGAGCTGGACGTGGCCGGGCAAATTGACACCCACTGGCGCATGACGGCCAACCTGGCCTACACCGACACCGAAGTCACCCGCGACAACAACGCAGCACTGCTGGGCAAGCGCCTGCTGAACGTGCCGCGCGTCAGCGCCGGGCTGTTCGCCATCCGCGAAGACCAAGCCCCCTGGGGCGGCCGCTACGGCATTGGCGGTGGGCTGGTGCACGTGGGCGAGCGCACAGGCACCGCTACCGATGCCTACCGCCTGCCCGCCTACACCACGGCGCGCATCACCAGCTACTGGCAAATCGACAAGCGCACGCGCCTGACGCTGGACGTGCACAACCTGTTCGACAAGACCTACTACACCGCCTCGTGGGGCAACCTGACGGTGATCCCTGGCCTGGGCCGCCAGGTGGTGGCCGGGGTGCAGGTGGCGTTCTGA